The following are encoded in a window of Magnolia sinica isolate HGM2019 chromosome 11, MsV1, whole genome shotgun sequence genomic DNA:
- the LOC131219384 gene encoding uncharacterized protein LOC131219384: MAAASSAKSFFQSLKRYFKKPWEITGPCADPEYRNAVPRALEYRRFCPATQPGVASIPSSDPETVFDIKYYTRDRRRDRPPVRRTILTKAHVEKMMKEKKFDASDFPRVYLSDVVVEDGSTIGGGYQK; the protein is encoded by the coding sequence ATGGCAGCGGCTTCTTCTGCAAAATCCTTCTTCCAATCCCTGAAGCGCTACTTTAAGAAACCGTGGGAGATCACCGGCCCCTGCGCCGATCCCGAGTACAGGAACGCGGTCCCCCGCGCGCTCGAGTACCGCCGCTTCTGCCCCGCCACCCAGCCGGGCGTGGCCTCCATCCCCTCGTCGGATCCGGAGACCGTCTTCgacatcaagtactacacccgGGACCGCCGGAGGGACCGACCGCCCGTCCGCCGCACCATTCTCACCAAGGCCCACGTCGAGAAGATGATGAAGGAGAAGAAGTTCGATGCCTCGGACTTCCCGCGGGTCTACCTCTCCGATGTTGTCGTCGAGGACGGGAGCACCATTGGTGGCGGGTACCAGAAATAG